A window of Daphnia pulicaria isolate SC F1-1A chromosome 10, SC_F0-13Bv2, whole genome shotgun sequence contains these coding sequences:
- the LOC124313833 gene encoding UDP-glycosyltransferase UGT5-like: MAGITYATTTLLTAICCCLVTAASAYNILVLSPITTPSHTNVLKPLVMALADQRGHSVTYWNGLKPPSAFNSTSGNLRVLHSSPSDLVDINNDHGIRFSHRNSPFRLFFDIPQRMANYCTAVFNDPIFHRLMMNGTDNQERYDLLVIEGVFNDCALLLAKALDLPFVYFNCMSPTPWLLDAVGSPLALDHFPHPGFSYTDQMSLWQRTVNALSGVMIVYFHRWVVMPTVDRVAANILGRNLTPVWDIEDRYLSLLMTNSHFSINYQFPMLPAVVQIGGLYCAPPKPLPEELESFVNASGDDGFILVSFGSIVKGSQVPDGIRLLFLSTFARLSQRVIFKWEDQPGENVSIPSNVKLLPWMPQQDLLGHPKIRLFINHGGLNSKQEAVYHGVPFIALPLFADQPINAQKAQDDGYAIRLDWDNLTEEILYDAIQRILTDPRYALRMKEVSALSRDEMTSPLERAIYWIEYVIRHQGAPHLRSASRQLSLHQRGFVDVMLVVVSIAFLVAYVAICMCRRALLLLALAARKQQHDTPRMMTGSAKKVD; encoded by the coding sequence ATGGCCGGCATTACTTATGCAACAACGACTCTCCTCACGGCCATTTGCTGCTGTCTGGTTACGGCAGCGAGCGCCTACAACATTCTCGTCTTGTCGCCCATCACGACGCCCAGCCACACCAACGTCCTGAAGCCGCTGGTGATGGCCCTGGCCGACCAGCGCGGCCACTCCGTCACCTACTGGAACGGACTGAAACCGCCGTCGGCTTTCAACTCAACCAGCGGCAACTTGCGGGTCCTCCACTCGTCACCCAGCGACCTGGTCGACATCAACAACGACCACGGCATCCGCTTCAGCCACCGCAACAGCCCCTTCCGGCTCTTCTTCGACATCCCCCAGCGGATGGCCAACTACTGCACGGCCGTCTTCAACGATCCCATTTTCCACCGGCTGATGATGAACGGGACGGACAACCAGGAGCGATACGATCTGCTGGTCATCGAAGGCGTTTTCAACGACTGCGCTTTGCTGCTGGCCAAAGCGCTGGACTTGCCGTTCGTCTACTTCAACTGCATGTCGCCAACGCCGTGGCTGCTGGACGCCGTCGGCTCGCCGCTGGCCCTCGACCATTTCCCGCACCCGGGATTCAGTTACACGGACCAGATGAGCCTCTGGCAGAGGACCGTCAACGCCTTGTCCGGCGTCATGATCGTCTACTTTCACCGATGGGTCGTCATGCCCACCGTCGACCGGGTGGCCGCCAACATTCTCGGGCGCAATCTGACGCCCGTCTGGGACATTGAGGATCGATATCTGAGCCTTTTGATGACCAACAGCCATTTCAGCATCAATTACCAGTTCCCCATGCTGCCGGCCGTCGTCCAAATCGGCGGACTCTACTGCGCTCCTCCCAAACCGCTGCCGGAAGAGCTGGAATCCTTTGTAAACGCTTCCGGCGACGACGGATTCATCCTCGTCAGTTTCGGATCGATCGTCAAAGGATCACAAGTTCCCGACGGGATCCGCTTGCTTTTCCTCTCGACTTTCGCCCGTCTGAGTCAGCGGGTTATTTTCAAATGGGAAGATCAACCGGGCGAAAATGTTTCCATCCCGTCCAACGTTAAATTGCTCCCGTGGATGCCTCAACAGGACCTTCTGGGCCATCCCAAAATCCGTTTGTTCATCAACCACGGCGGACTCAACAGCAAACAAGAGGCCGTCTACCACGGGGTCCCGTTCATCGCTCTGCCGCTCTTTGCCGATCAGCCCATCAACGCCCAAAAGGCCCAGGACGACGGGTACGCCATTCGACTCGATTGGGATAATTTGACGGAAGAGATTCTTTACGACGCCATCCAGCGGATTCTCACCGATCCGAGGTATGCCCTGAGGATGAAAGAAGTTTCGGCGCTGTCGCGTGACGAGATGACGAGTCCGCTGGAACGGGCCATCTACTGGATCGAGTACGTCATCCGCCACCAGGGGGCTCCGCATTTGCGCAGCGCTTCCCGCCAACTTTCCCTACACCAACGCGGATTCGTCGACGTGATGCTCGTCGTCGTTAGCATCGCCTTTCTCGTCGCCTACGTCGCCATTTGCATGTGCCGCCGGGCCTTATTGCTCCTGGCCTTGGCAGCAAGAAAACAACAGCACGACACGCCGAGGATGATGACGGGATCAGCCAAAAAAGTTGATTGA
- the LOC124313835 gene encoding BTB/POZ domain-containing protein 2-like gives MANRRAIASNVDWQVDKKSNSDRAKYLFETSLYCDCEFLVGNEEEKELVKAHKIFLAMGSPVFETMFYGGMAQANAGRSVTTGSDAIEVQDIQPFAFKDLLEFIYTEHVDLKSFEQAYEISYAAKKYMVSSLVEKCSQYMWKDLIPDNVFRALEFANLFEDSLLKERSLNLIRCRTKDSLSHAPFEDITESTLLILVKEDDLVISETDLFDAVKRWGTKECSRREIDVSGPNLRLVLANIIGHIRFLTMTNEDFANSPAMSGILTQEESFAILMNISCRDKWPMPSQLSSSRQSRYTAPYNLNFGEHSPGNRSPVSVCGRSVETTPILSSPGRIYCQRRVEGETLVHNTGILDCAVALTVDRNICIQGIVISSQANHTDSTNCDPTGGYTELLYCHLLDRDGTRLTYSHFSGRSPRRSTIDVFFNRPVYVQRNREYRICVVLNRCGYYPLGTGSSWVMTQGVHFRFRSSSTDPFPLNDGIRDGFIRGVIFSF, from the exons ATGGCGAACAGGCGTGCGATTGCCAGCAACGTCGACTGGCAGGTGGACAAGAAAAGTAATTCAGACAGAGCCAAGTATTTGTTCGAGACCAGCCTTTACTGCGACTGTGAATTCCTCGTTGGAaacgaagaagagaaagag TTGGTGAAAGCGCACAAAATTTTCCTGGCCATGGGGAGCCCTGTTTTCGAAACCATGTTTTACGGTGGTATGGCACAAGCCAATGCTGGCCGATCAGTAACCACAGGATCAGATGCAATAGAAGTACAAGACATTCAACCTTTTGCCTTCAAAGACTTGTTAGA gTTCATTTATACAGAACATGTTGATCTCAAGTCTTTTGAGCAAGCCTACGAGATTTCCTACGCAGCCAAAAAGTACATGGTGTCTAGCCTGGTGGAGAAGTGTTCCCAATACATGTGGAAGGATCTCATTCCCGATAACGTGTTCAGAGCCCTTGAATTTGCAAACTTGTTTGAAGACTCTTTACTCAAG GAGAGAAGTCTGAACCTGATTCGATGCCGCACAAAGGATTCCCTGTCGCACGCCCCGTTTGAGGACATTACGGAATCGACGCTGTTGATCCTGGTGAAGGAAGACGATCTCGTCATCAGCGAGACGGACCTGTTTGATGCCGTCAAACGCTGGGGCACCAAAGAATGTTCGAGAAGAGAAATCGACGTCAGCGGCCCAAATTTACGACTG GTCCTGGCCAACATCATAGGGCACATTCGGTTCCTGACGATGACCAACGAGGACTTTGCCAATTCGCCAGCCATGTCGGGCATCCTGACGCAAGAAGAAAGCTTCGCCATCCTGATGAACATTAGCTGCCGCGACAAGTGGCCCATGCCTTCCCAGTTGTCTTCGTCCAGGCAGTCGCGCTACACGGCTCCCTACAACCTCAACTTTGGCGAGCACTCGCCCGGCAACAGGAGTCCCGTTAGCGTGTGTGGCAGGag TGTCGAGACGACTCCCATTTTGTCGTCGCCCGGCCGAATTTACTGCCAGAGGCGAGTCGAAGGCGAAACATTGGTGCACAACACGGGCATATTAGACTGTGCGGTGGCGTTGACGGTCGACCGAAACATTTGCATCCAAGGAATCGTCATCTCGTCACAAGCAAA CCACACAGATTCGACCAATTGCGACCCAACGGGAGGCTACACGGAGCTGTTGTACTGCCATCTGTTGGATCGCGACGGGACGCGATTGACGTACTCGCATTTCAGCGGGCGCTCACCCAGGCGATCGACGATCGACGTCTTTTTCAACCGGCCCGTCTACGTCCAGCGCAACCGCGAGTACCGCATCTGCGTCGTCCTCAACCGCTGCGGCTACTACCCGCTGGGCACCGGCTCCTCCTGGGTCATGACGCAAGGGGTCCACTTCCGGTTCCGCTCCTCGTCCACCGATCCGTTCCCGCTCAACGACGGCATCCGCGACGGTTTCATCCGCGgcgtcatcttttctttttga
- the LOC124313844 gene encoding ribonuclease H-like — protein MTTFYAVVKGRKTGVFHTWEECESHVENFAGAHFQKFDSQEKAETFLKDSLLVDTKKNLYVVARGKIPGIYWEWSHAQKQLVGTPRNKYKKIDNLQDAELFYDDHRDK, from the exons ATGACTACGTTCTACGCCGTCGTCAAAGGGCGAAAGACTGGAGTGTTTCATACTTG GGAGGAATGTGAATCTCACGTGGAAAACTTTGCCGGGGCACATTTCCAAAAGTTTGACAGCCAAGAAAAGGCTGAAACATTTCTCAAAGATTCACTTCTGGTTGACACTAAGAAAAATCTGTACGTCGTCGCCAGAGGCAAAATACCTGGCATCTACTGGGAATG GTCCCACGCCCAAAAGCAACTGGTTGGAACACCCAGAAACAAGTACAAGAAAATTGACAACCTGCAagatgctgagctgttctacGACGACCATCGCGACAAGTGA
- the LOC124314527 gene encoding uncharacterized protein LOC124314527 yields MAYYSDNYQSLTAMTDSSIKTPREKPHLIIMLNEYTIAMKIVRNSSGHMVGIDGIAPEILYWLARRYDFDYTIIDSNLTTLNEVLPALTNYRKKGDCDMILGAISQSIGIGRLDYLEIPHSWLHARIAFLIPMPEVLQNNVDAVIKPFQGWEYILRTKQPSSCSNTKTNQSDQYSYFKYMTNSNIFLYVIGTLLNQGKGIDSIKKNFEVKDRNRGHILCKITFFRLAMGAWCLLIFVLLNVYNGVLISFVMAIHHGEPLIKSMEDVAINSDIKLVVDRNQGPDIIFSTAKNGLYKSLGDKLRSYPNSRCNSTQDCIEMVKALPHRHVYFNTVIALKEAMKADYSQSRNCNLIMAAEDKSIRPGSFLLRKHSPYLEEFNRGILTVCDTGLILRWVNQFEADTKPCTNEGYQQRKGKNKDKTTLRRLSLGNLAGAFAVLVIGYFLAILNFLYEIFVYRWRINRKSQK; encoded by the exons ATGGCATATTATTCAGATAATTACCAATCATTGACAGCGATGACGGACTCCAGCATCAAGACGCCACGAGAAAAACCTCATCTCATAATCATGCTGAATGAG TATACCATAGCGATGAAAATCGTGAGGAATTCATCCGGACACATGGTTGGGATTGACGGAATCGCTCCGGAAATCCTTTACTGGCTGGCTCGTCGATACGACTTTga TTATACCATCATTGATTCAAATCTGACTACCCTGAACGAAGTATTGCCTGCTCTGACTAACTACAGGAAAAAAGGA GATTGTGACATGATTCTCGGTGCCATTTCCCAATCGATTGGCATCGGACGACTTGATTACTTGGAGATCCCGCATTCTTGGTTGCACGCAAGAATCGCTTTTCTCATTCCCATGCCGGAAGTCTTGCAAAACAATGTTGACGCTGTCATCAAACCTTTTCAAGGATgg GAATACATTCTACGAACGAAACAACCATCATCCTGCAGCAACACAAAAACGAATCAGAGCGACCAATATTCCTACTTCAAATATATGACCAACAGCAACATTTTCCTATACGTTATAGGAACACTACTGAACCAAGGTAAAGGAATTgattccattaaaaaaaattttgaagtcaAAGATCGCAATC GTGGCCACATTCTTTGCAAGATTACTTTCTTCCGTCTAGCGATGGGCGCTTGGTGTCTGTTGATTTTTGTGTTACTCAACGTCTACAACGGAGTCCTCATTTCTTTCGTGATGGCAATTCATCACGGCGAGCCACTCATCAAATCCATGGAAGATGTGGCCATCAACTCTGACATCAAACTCGTTGTGGACAGGAACCAAGGCCCTGATATCATATTTTCG ACGGCCAAAAACGGATTGTACAAGTCACTGGGCGACAAATTGCGATCGTATCCCAACTCAAGGTGCAACAGTACTCAGGACTGCATCGAAATGGTGAAAGCGTTGCCCCATCGCCACGTTTATTTCAAT ACCGTAATCGCTTTGAAAGAGGCAATGAAAGCAGATTACAGCCAGTCACGCAACTGTAACTTGATTATGGCTGCTGAGGATAAGTCAATCAGGCCGGGCAGTTTCCTACTACGAAAACATAGTCCTTACCTTGAGGAATTCAACCGCGG gaTTTTAACAGTTTGTGATACGGGACTGATTCTTCGTTGGGTCAACCAGTTCGAAGCGGATACTAAACCTTGTACGAACGAAGGTTACcagcaaagaaaaggaaaaaataaggacAAAACAACGCTGAGGCGTTTATCATTAGGAAATCTAGCGGGAGCATTTGCAGTTTTGGTCATCGGCTATTTTTTAGCTATTCTGAACTTTTTGTACGAAATATTCGTTTATCGTTGGAGGATCAACAGGAAATCGCAGAAATAA